One segment of Streptomyces sp. NA02950 DNA contains the following:
- a CDS encoding xanthine dehydrogenase family protein molybdopterin-binding subunit: MTGIADGAGAVTATPAAGTPVSPPPSSMGLGVSLPAADAVAKTSGTFPYAADLWAEGLLWAAVLRSPHPHARIVSVDTAQAARMPGVHAVVTHADVPGDAAHGRRVADRPVFAKDVVRHHGEPIAAVAADHPDTARLAAAAIAVEYEVLDPVTDPEQAFAAEPLHPDGNLVRHIPLSFGDPDAVGEVVVEGLYRIGRQDPAPIGAEAGLAVPRPDGGVEIYTASTDPHADRDLAAACFGLEPERVKVVVTGVPGAMGEREDPGMQLPLGLLALRTGHPVKLAATREESFLGHPHRHPTLLRYRHHADAQGKLVKIEAQILLDAGAYADSSADSLAAAVSFACGPYVVPHAFIEGWAVRTNNPPSGHVRGEGAMQVCAAYEGQMDKLAAKLGIDPVEIRLRNAMATGDLLPTGQTVTCPAPVAELLQAVRDAPLPPLPEDDPEEEWLLPGGPEGAGDPGAVRRGVGYALGMVHMLGAEGTDEVSTATVKVTGPVATVICAAVETGQGFTTLARQIVQEVLGIEEVHVAPVDTDQPPAGPASRGRHTWVSGGAVERAAKMVRTQLLQPLAHKFGMSTELLTIADGKITSYDGVLSTTVEEALEGKELWATAQCRPHPTEPLDETGQGDAFVGLAYCAVRAVVDVDIEIGAVRVVDMTVAQDVGRVLNPRQLRSRIESGVTLGIGAALTENLRTSRGVVRHPDLTGYALPTALDVPEIRIVKLVEERDVVAPFGAKAASAVPVVTSPAAVAAAVRAATGRPVNRLPIRPQAAVVNRG, encoded by the coding sequence ATGACCGGAATCGCGGACGGCGCGGGAGCCGTCACCGCCACCCCCGCCGCCGGTACCCCCGTCTCGCCCCCGCCGTCCTCGATGGGCCTGGGCGTGTCCCTGCCCGCCGCCGACGCGGTGGCCAAGACCTCGGGCACCTTCCCGTACGCGGCCGACCTGTGGGCCGAGGGGCTGCTGTGGGCCGCCGTGCTGCGCTCCCCGCATCCGCACGCCCGCATCGTCTCCGTCGACACCGCCCAGGCCGCCCGGATGCCCGGCGTGCACGCCGTGGTCACCCACGCCGACGTACCCGGCGACGCCGCCCACGGCCGCCGCGTCGCCGACCGCCCCGTCTTCGCCAAGGACGTGGTCCGCCACCACGGCGAGCCGATCGCCGCCGTCGCCGCCGACCACCCCGACACCGCCCGGCTCGCCGCGGCCGCCATCGCCGTCGAATACGAGGTGCTGGACCCGGTCACCGACCCCGAGCAGGCGTTCGCCGCCGAGCCGCTGCACCCCGACGGCAATCTCGTCCGTCACATCCCGCTGAGCTTCGGCGACCCCGACGCCGTCGGCGAGGTCGTCGTCGAGGGCCTGTACCGCATCGGCCGCCAGGACCCCGCCCCCATCGGCGCCGAGGCGGGCCTCGCCGTACCGCGCCCCGACGGCGGCGTGGAGATCTACACCGCCTCCACCGACCCGCACGCCGACCGCGACCTTGCCGCCGCCTGCTTCGGTCTGGAGCCCGAGCGCGTCAAGGTCGTCGTCACCGGTGTGCCCGGCGCGATGGGCGAGCGCGAGGACCCCGGGATGCAGCTCCCGCTCGGCCTGCTCGCGCTGCGCACCGGCCACCCCGTCAAACTGGCCGCCACCCGCGAGGAGTCCTTCCTCGGCCACCCCCACCGCCACCCCACCCTGCTGCGCTACCGCCACCACGCGGACGCCCAGGGCAAGCTGGTGAAGATCGAGGCCCAGATCCTGCTGGACGCGGGCGCGTACGCGGACTCCTCCGCCGACTCGCTCGCCGCCGCCGTCTCCTTCGCCTGCGGCCCCTACGTCGTCCCGCACGCCTTCATCGAGGGCTGGGCCGTGCGCACCAACAACCCGCCCTCCGGCCACGTCCGCGGCGAGGGCGCCATGCAGGTGTGCGCCGCGTACGAGGGCCAGATGGACAAGCTGGCCGCCAAGCTGGGCATCGACCCCGTCGAGATCCGGCTGCGCAACGCCATGGCCACCGGCGATCTGCTGCCCACCGGACAGACCGTCACCTGCCCGGCCCCGGTCGCCGAACTGCTCCAGGCCGTACGGGACGCCCCGCTGCCGCCCCTTCCCGAGGACGACCCCGAGGAGGAGTGGCTGCTGCCCGGCGGCCCCGAGGGCGCGGGCGACCCGGGCGCGGTGCGCCGCGGCGTCGGCTACGCGCTCGGCATGGTCCATATGCTCGGTGCCGAGGGCACCGACGAGGTCTCCACCGCCACCGTCAAGGTCACCGGACCGGTCGCCACCGTCATCTGCGCGGCCGTCGAGACCGGCCAGGGCTTCACCACCCTGGCCCGCCAGATCGTGCAGGAGGTCCTCGGTATCGAGGAGGTCCACGTCGCCCCCGTCGACACCGACCAGCCCCCCGCCGGACCCGCCTCGCGCGGCCGCCACACCTGGGTCTCGGGCGGCGCCGTCGAGCGCGCCGCCAAGATGGTCCGCACCCAGCTCCTCCAGCCGCTGGCCCACAAGTTCGGTATGTCCACCGAGCTGCTGACCATCGCCGACGGCAAGATCACCTCCTATGACGGCGTGCTCAGCACCACCGTCGAAGAGGCCCTGGAGGGCAAGGAGCTCTGGGCCACCGCCCAGTGCCGCCCCCACCCCACCGAACCGCTGGACGAGACCGGCCAGGGCGACGCCTTCGTCGGCCTCGCCTACTGCGCGGTGCGCGCCGTCGTCGACGTCGACATCGAGATCGGCGCCGTCCGCGTCGTCGACATGACCGTCGCCCAGGACGTCGGCCGCGTGCTCAACCCCCGCCAGCTGCGGTCCCGGATCGAATCCGGCGTCACCCTCGGCATCGGCGCGGCGCTCACCGAGAACCTCCGTACCTCCCGCGGTGTGGTCCGCCACCCGGACCTCACCGGCTACGCCCTGCCGACCGCCCTGGACGTCCCCGAGATCCGGATCGTCAAACTGGTCGAGGAACGCGACGTGGTCGCCCCCTTCGGCGCCAAGGCCGCCAGCGCGGTCCCGGTCGTCACCTCCCCGGCCGCCGTGGCCGCCGCCGTCCGCGCGGCCACCGGCCGCCCGGTCAACCGCCTCCCGATCCGGCCACAGGCCGCGGTGGTCAACCGGGGCTGA
- a CDS encoding 2Fe-2S iron-sulfur cluster-binding protein produces MSDEQQPHQPEPGSGWQPMPHGSDWDAESTAFVQLPPDFAFPDPSDPTGSWDPLAAPGTGYTPPPVTGEHGGHDGPNGPDGHGAPSQGGQWQPEHGQPAHDPGAHDPGATGQWTMPAETDGSGYGYGGHSDSFGTHHANQWPTPAENPQAPQTGHWPVRGAEPVDDWPVPASSDDGTGTPVHTSQWTIPVAGDEVDETGEYRVDDHPGPAAPPYGGGAQGGPRDPQTTAEWRMPFTGAAPEQRQGRPQPDQPQQGQPQQGHQQPGQTGQWSIPAAAEGSEESGGYVVEGRSAPAPRPAPARRPLRMPGTEDRAPSQAPGANPPGANQGARPGADPGADPGADRTWRGSPGDSGEFPVEDAHTGLRTPPHGSPVPGAPGAPGGRPSADEVGWPAPAPGDSGEYPMDPQHGGRMTPPHGSPAPGMPQRPGRQGEFAGETHAGDSHGRDALGHTPHAAPEDGTGAPAGDAADGARHQTPRHPEPEADGHEQTTAEDEFTEAPEAPEAPEAPGTAAPTEDPADSPADASEAADGPAEPLPADAPSDPAAGTAEPDAPAADAADATGESDAADADPVHSEHPQASYVLHVNGADRPVTDSWIGESLLYVLRERLGLAGAKDGCSQGECGACSVQVDGRLVASCLVPAATAAGSEVRTVEGLSVDGQPSDVQRALAECGAVQCGFCVPGLAMTVHDLLEGNHAPSEQETRQAICGNLCRCSGYRPVVDAVREVVAAREAADEAAAEDAEDGAAAHQDGARIPHQAGPPGPHGISGNGSVNGTGSGSGRAS; encoded by the coding sequence GTGAGTGACGAACAGCAGCCGCACCAACCGGAACCGGGGAGCGGTTGGCAGCCGATGCCGCACGGCTCCGACTGGGACGCCGAGTCGACGGCCTTCGTCCAGCTGCCGCCCGACTTCGCCTTCCCGGACCCGTCCGACCCCACCGGCAGCTGGGACCCGCTCGCCGCGCCCGGCACGGGCTACACCCCGCCGCCGGTGACCGGCGAACACGGCGGACATGACGGCCCCAACGGACCGGACGGCCACGGCGCGCCCTCGCAGGGCGGCCAGTGGCAGCCCGAGCACGGCCAGCCCGCCCACGACCCGGGGGCCCATGACCCGGGCGCGACCGGGCAGTGGACCATGCCCGCGGAGACCGACGGTTCCGGCTACGGCTACGGGGGCCACTCCGACTCGTTCGGCACCCACCACGCGAACCAGTGGCCGACGCCCGCCGAGAACCCCCAGGCCCCGCAGACCGGTCACTGGCCGGTGCGGGGCGCGGAGCCGGTGGACGACTGGCCGGTGCCCGCCTCCTCCGACGACGGCACCGGCACACCGGTGCACACCAGCCAGTGGACGATCCCGGTCGCGGGCGACGAGGTGGACGAGACCGGCGAGTACCGCGTCGACGACCACCCCGGCCCGGCCGCCCCGCCGTACGGCGGCGGGGCCCAGGGCGGCCCCCGGGACCCGCAGACCACCGCCGAGTGGCGGATGCCGTTCACCGGCGCCGCGCCGGAACAGCGGCAGGGCCGGCCCCAGCCGGATCAGCCGCAGCAGGGTCAGCCCCAGCAGGGTCATCAGCAGCCGGGGCAGACCGGCCAGTGGTCGATCCCGGCCGCCGCCGAGGGCTCGGAGGAGTCCGGAGGGTACGTGGTCGAGGGCCGTTCCGCGCCCGCGCCGCGCCCGGCCCCCGCCCGCCGTCCGCTGCGGATGCCCGGCACCGAGGACCGCGCACCGTCGCAGGCCCCCGGCGCGAACCCTCCCGGCGCGAACCAGGGAGCGCGGCCCGGCGCGGACCCGGGGGCGGACCCGGGCGCCGACCGGACCTGGCGCGGCTCCCCCGGGGACTCGGGCGAGTTCCCGGTCGAGGACGCGCACACGGGGCTGCGTACGCCGCCCCACGGCAGCCCCGTACCCGGAGCCCCCGGAGCCCCCGGCGGGCGGCCGTCCGCCGACGAGGTGGGCTGGCCCGCCCCCGCGCCCGGTGACTCCGGCGAGTACCCGATGGACCCCCAGCACGGGGGCCGGATGACGCCTCCGCACGGCAGCCCGGCGCCCGGCATGCCGCAGCGGCCGGGCCGGCAGGGCGAGTTCGCGGGGGAGACCCACGCCGGGGACAGCCACGGCCGGGACGCCCTCGGCCACACCCCGCACGCCGCCCCGGAGGACGGGACCGGCGCGCCCGCCGGTGACGCCGCCGACGGCGCCCGGCACCAGACCCCGCGGCACCCGGAGCCCGAAGCCGACGGCCATGAACAGACCACGGCCGAGGACGAGTTCACCGAGGCCCCAGAGGCCCCAGAGGCCCCAGAGGCCCCTGGGACGGCCGCGCCCACCGAGGACCCGGCCGACAGCCCGGCGGACGCCTCCGAGGCCGCTGACGGCCCCGCCGAGCCCCTTCCGGCCGACGCCCCGTCCGACCCCGCGGCCGGGACCGCCGAGCCGGACGCCCCGGCGGCGGACGCGGCGGACGCGACCGGCGAGAGCGACGCCGCCGACGCGGACCCGGTCCACAGCGAACATCCGCAAGCCTCGTACGTCCTGCACGTCAATGGCGCGGACCGGCCGGTGACCGACTCCTGGATCGGCGAGTCGCTGCTCTACGTGCTGCGCGAGCGGCTCGGCCTCGCAGGGGCCAAGGACGGCTGCTCCCAGGGCGAGTGCGGCGCCTGCTCGGTCCAGGTCGACGGGCGGCTGGTCGCCTCCTGCCTGGTGCCCGCCGCCACCGCAGCGGGCTCCGAGGTCCGTACCGTCGAGGGCCTGTCGGTCGACGGGCAGCCCTCCGACGTCCAGCGCGCCCTGGCCGAATGCGGCGCGGTGCAGTGCGGCTTCTGCGTACCGGGCCTCGCGATGACCGTGCACGACCTGCTCGAGGGCAACCACGCCCCCAGCGAGCAGGAGACCCGTCAGGCCATCTGCGGCAACCTCTGCCGCTGCTCCGGCTACCGGCCGGTCGTCGACGCCGTCCGCGAGGTCGTCGCCGCCCGCGAGGCGGCCGACGAGGCGGCGGCCGAGGACGCCGAGGACGGGGCCGCCGCCCACCAGGACGGGGCCCGCATTCCGCACCAGGCGGGCCCGCCCGGCCCGCACGGGATCAGCGGCAACGGGAGCGTGAACGGAACCGGCAGCGGCAGCGGAAGGGCATCATGA
- a CDS encoding PIN domain-containing protein: MIRYLADSSAVWRLQRDRKLNDVWGHELEEGAIGSCAPQRTEFRQSARGLDEFDRMTDMFTDLFPDVSVPKAAWRWIEVGQYRLAQRGQHRSLSAIDWLICATAAHHGLVVLHDDADFRAAAHVLPDLAERSVFTTPG; the protein is encoded by the coding sequence GTGATCCGCTACCTCGCCGACTCCAGCGCTGTGTGGCGCCTCCAACGGGATCGGAAGCTCAACGATGTCTGGGGGCACGAGCTCGAGGAAGGAGCGATCGGTTCCTGCGCTCCGCAGCGCACGGAGTTCCGGCAGTCCGCGCGGGGTCTCGACGAGTTCGACCGGATGACGGACATGTTCACCGATCTGTTCCCGGACGTCTCCGTCCCCAAGGCAGCGTGGCGGTGGATCGAGGTGGGCCAATACCGCCTCGCCCAGCGGGGCCAGCACCGGAGCCTGTCCGCGATCGACTGGTTGATCTGCGCGACGGCGGCCCACCATGGTCTGGTCGTCCTGCATGACGATGCGGACTTCCGCGCCGCCGCGCATGTGCTCCCCGATCTCGCGGAACGCAGCGTCTTCACCACCCCTGGCTGA
- a CDS encoding alpha/beta fold hydrolase has protein sequence MAEYVLVAGAWLGAWAWDDVVPELRAAGHGAHPLTLSGLADKRGVPAGQQTHVRDIVDEIEHRGLRDVVLVGHSYSGIPVGQAAERIGDRLARLVFVDASVPVDGEPFVASWPEGRSIVEASCAAHDGFWAPPTAADCAGQGLTDEQITRFVSGATPHPGATLTEPAALARPLGALPATYVKCLLDGTEPSPDAARLLTSDRWRLVEMDTGHWPMFSQAHELSRILLDAAAR, from the coding sequence ATGGCTGAATACGTACTCGTGGCAGGGGCCTGGCTCGGCGCGTGGGCCTGGGACGACGTGGTGCCGGAGCTGCGCGCCGCCGGGCACGGTGCGCATCCGCTGACGCTGTCCGGCCTAGCCGACAAGCGGGGCGTTCCGGCCGGACAGCAGACCCATGTCCGGGACATCGTCGACGAGATCGAGCACCGCGGGCTGCGGGACGTCGTCCTCGTCGGCCACAGCTACTCCGGCATCCCGGTCGGCCAGGCCGCCGAGCGGATCGGCGACCGGCTGGCCCGCCTGGTCTTCGTCGACGCCAGCGTTCCCGTGGACGGCGAGCCGTTCGTGGCGAGCTGGCCCGAGGGCCGGTCGATCGTCGAGGCGTCCTGCGCCGCCCACGACGGCTTCTGGGCCCCGCCCACCGCCGCCGACTGCGCGGGCCAGGGCCTCACCGACGAGCAGATCACCCGTTTCGTCAGCGGCGCCACACCGCACCCCGGCGCCACCCTCACCGAGCCCGCCGCCCTCGCCCGCCCCCTCGGGGCGCTGCCCGCCACCTACGTCAAGTGCCTCCTGGACGGCACCGAACCGTCCCCCGACGCCGCCCGTCTGCTCACCAGCGACCGCTGGCGGCTGGTCGAGATGGACACCGGCCACTGGCCGATGTTCTCCCAGGCCCACGAGCTGTCCCGGATCCTCCTCGACGCGGCGGCGCGCTGA
- a CDS encoding HEAT repeat domain-containing protein, translated as MAMFVHLTSAANAPRVRRSGIRAVAHGQGGARGVYCFPVLPSYTVTHQWLRELARFGSRGGLVAVHVRLDDAQPVLVGHYRDRARDAQETAPAAEAVRRIAALDDPRGWEVFVPRAIRPREVHRIRTAPQVVGWRYQPDAHGVRPCTCFGCRVRGGYGSRRLRERLPHPLDGPPPPPRVLLARITAAGTPGDPVALREVLHWFGMRRRGPLAQLARLAAHPDPTVREELVWAVGRWTTPGVSELLDGLADDPHPDVREAVEEVREPW; from the coding sequence ATGGCGATGTTCGTGCATCTGACGTCGGCGGCGAACGCGCCGCGCGTCCGGCGGTCCGGGATCCGTGCGGTCGCCCACGGGCAGGGCGGTGCGCGCGGGGTGTACTGCTTCCCGGTGCTGCCGTCGTACACCGTCACCCACCAATGGCTGCGCGAGCTTGCCCGGTTCGGCAGCCGGGGCGGGCTGGTGGCCGTCCATGTGCGACTGGACGACGCCCAGCCCGTTCTGGTCGGCCACTACCGGGACCGGGCGCGTGACGCCCAGGAAACCGCCCCGGCGGCCGAGGCGGTCCGGCGAATCGCGGCACTGGACGATCCGCGCGGATGGGAGGTGTTCGTGCCCCGGGCGATCCGGCCGCGCGAAGTGCACCGGATTCGGACCGCGCCTCAGGTCGTCGGCTGGCGGTACCAGCCGGACGCGCACGGCGTCCGCCCCTGCACCTGCTTCGGATGCCGGGTGCGCGGCGGCTACGGATCGCGGCGGCTGCGCGAGCGGCTGCCGCATCCCCTGGACGGCCCACCGCCACCGCCCAGGGTGCTGCTCGCCCGGATCACCGCGGCCGGCACCCCCGGAGACCCCGTCGCGCTGCGGGAGGTACTGCACTGGTTCGGTATGCGCCGCCGGGGCCCGCTCGCCCAACTCGCCCGCCTCGCCGCCCATCCCGACCCCACGGTGCGGGAGGAACTGGTGTGGGCGGTCGGCCGCTGGACCACCCCCGGCGTCAGCGAGCTGCTGGACGGCCTCGCCGACGACCCGCACCCGGACGTCCGCGAGGCGGTGGAGGAGGTCCGTGAGCCGTGGTGA
- a CDS encoding polysaccharide deacetylase family protein — protein sequence MGRHRIMGANGRVLIAAVGVAGVAALAAVWTAQAGSVETEPNAAPKPKPIVGQTSKPDPELPDPVVNMDIAHASDKGSKGVNITIDDGPDPTWTPQVLQVLKANGVKATFCMVGPQAQAHPDLVKAVVAAGHRLCDHSVSHDTTMATKSRAYQSKEILDARRMIIKASGGVKPLYYRAPGGAFTPYSRQIAASQGMRPLGWNVDSKDFKQPGAAAMVNTVKNEISSGPTVLFHDAGGDRGQTVEALRQVLPWLKQQGYSFGFPVR from the coding sequence ATGGGACGGCACCGGATCATGGGGGCGAACGGCCGAGTGCTGATAGCGGCCGTCGGCGTGGCGGGGGTGGCCGCCCTGGCCGCGGTGTGGACCGCCCAGGCCGGCTCCGTCGAGACGGAGCCGAACGCGGCACCGAAGCCGAAGCCGATCGTGGGCCAGACCTCCAAGCCGGACCCCGAACTGCCCGACCCCGTGGTCAACATGGACATCGCCCACGCCTCCGACAAGGGCTCCAAGGGCGTCAACATCACCATCGACGACGGCCCGGACCCGACCTGGACCCCGCAGGTCCTCCAGGTGCTCAAGGCCAACGGCGTCAAGGCCACCTTCTGCATGGTCGGCCCGCAGGCCCAGGCCCACCCGGACCTGGTCAAGGCGGTGGTCGCGGCCGGGCACCGGCTGTGCGACCACTCCGTCTCGCACGACACGACGATGGCCACCAAGTCACGCGCCTACCAGTCCAAGGAGATCCTCGACGCCCGGCGAATGATCATCAAGGCGTCAGGGGGCGTCAAGCCGCTCTACTACCGCGCCCCGGGCGGTGCGTTCACCCCGTACAGCCGTCAGATCGCCGCCTCCCAGGGCATGCGGCCGCTGGGCTGGAACGTGGACTCCAAGGACTTCAAGCAGCCCGGCGCCGCCGCCATGGTCAACACCGTCAAGAACGAGATATCCAGCGGCCCGACCGTGCTCTTCCACGACGCGGGCGGCGACCGCGGCCAGACGGTCGAGGCGCTGCGCCAGGTCCTGCCCTGGCTGAAGCAGCAGGGCTACAGCTTTGGCTTCCCGGTGCGCTGA
- a CDS encoding DUF5956 family protein: MDWGWDQEPHPLARRRADNADVEADRLPEVIALHEQGWYSDLGGAWDFLPCLWPSEHRAWVPNRSTHYAWEQCIDHSADPRGAEQPRRRIRWTPALLAEQEEEANAELEDVGVPTPRPVGRIWFLRPFAGFTSVEDMLGHLKHTAQSRGVQPMLSERFVALVTEELRRLAA, translated from the coding sequence ATGGACTGGGGCTGGGACCAGGAACCGCATCCGCTGGCCAGGCGCCGAGCGGACAACGCCGACGTCGAGGCCGACAGGCTCCCCGAAGTGATCGCTCTGCACGAGCAGGGGTGGTACTCGGACCTGGGCGGAGCCTGGGATTTCCTGCCCTGCCTGTGGCCCTCCGAGCACCGTGCCTGGGTGCCCAACCGCTCCACGCACTACGCGTGGGAACAGTGCATTGATCACTCCGCCGACCCTCGCGGCGCAGAGCAGCCTCGACGGCGGATCCGGTGGACCCCGGCCCTGCTCGCCGAGCAGGAAGAGGAGGCCAACGCGGAGCTGGAGGACGTCGGTGTGCCCACGCCCCGGCCGGTCGGAAGGATCTGGTTCCTGCGTCCGTTCGCCGGGTTCACCTCGGTCGAGGACATGCTCGGTCACCTGAAACACACGGCGCAGTCCCGGGGGGTGCAGCCGATGCTCAGCGAGCGCTTCGTCGCGCTGGTGACGGAAGAACTCCGCAGGCTGGCCGCCTAG